AGAACAATGAAAAGAGTTGCTTATATTTGTTATGATTGTTTTTTGTTGTCCAGATTAAAAACACAATTAGATTAGGTAAAAGCATGAAAACCTAATCAGCAGTTAGAGGTTAGGGATGCAAATGGGACGGGGTGGGGCAGGGAATGCATTTTCTATATTCCGTCCCCGACTAGTCGGGGATTCTCCATCCCCATCACCGCGAGTTAGACGGGGATAAATTTgttccccatccccgtcccgCGGGGAATCCCTCCCAGTCCCCGAGGGATCCCTTTCCTCATTTGAAAACACTTTTTCCTTATTCCACATCCACGTCCCCGCGGggaatcaccatttatattttaaaaaaaaatcagtatatatttcttttctcttctcctttctaattttagattttgttCGAAAGAATGACAGAGATACTATACCTTAAGTTTAGTTTAGgttagaaaaaatatttatttagttcttggttaatattttatttattccatttaattttttatttgaaaatatatctatttaattttaagttaaatgttataaattgtaatatttaaagtataattttaattataagggGGAATAATTAGGGAACCGTCGGAGATTCTCCATCAGGGATTAACGGGGCGGGGTCGGGGATCCCCACGGGATGAGAATACCATTCCCATCCCATCCCCGCCCCATCCCTATCACGGGGGGATAAAATTATCCTCATTCCCGTCCCATGAGGATTCTTATCGGTGATTCTTTGTCCCCGTCGGAACGGGTCACCgacggggatggggaatccccgCCCCACTTGCATCCCTATTAGAGGTGTacaataaattaatttcttGTACTTGGGTTACAATCCAACCCAGCCCATTAAAAGCAATAATTCATAGGTTGGTTGttaaaataatttcaaatataaatttataactGTTAAACATTGgactaaattaataaacttacaaatattTGTACCAAATAGAACGtaaatgacattaatttttaagttagtttaaaaaaaaaaaaaaaactcatgtgtCTTCACGTTTTCGTAGATCAGTACATGTGTTTTTTTTGCTCCAAAACAAATGGCTTGGCATCTTTAAAATAGAGCGgtatttttgagattttttcaAATAACTTAATAAAGTGAATGAGGTAAGAAATTAAAAACCCTTTTAATTCTCATtaagataaaagaaaagatgCTTACATATTTATATTATCCCTAGGTTTGCTCATGAAGAAAACTATATGCTAAGGAATAAAAAGGACAATAAGGACAAGTGACACATGGAGGTATTTACAGCCCTTGATATTAGGGTTTTAGATCAATGGTTGAGATGAAGGGAGGAGGATCCGGATGAGGTGAGGTGTAGGCTAAGTGTGGTGTGCTTTATTCTAGAATATGCTATTAGTGAGGAAAGACTAAATTGTCCCTAGTGTTGGTTAAAAGACTGAAGTGTCCTTGGAAGTCCAAGGGACTAGATATTACGGATACAAGAGATAAAAGAGAGTTAAGAGTCAAAACTCTTTAACTCAAAACACTTCAAAGGCCGcggctcttcttcttcttctcttggCTTCTTCATTTCGccattttcttcttttattctGAAGGAAAACCTTCTGTATTAGAACTTTGATCTTGTTACCCGTCCTCAAACTAGGCGTGATAAGGATTTGTCAAGCCAAGTTTGCTCAACAGAAAATGGAGATGGGGTGCATGTTGCGCTTTGGTGAAGAGATCGGCCAGTTGCAGCGCCGATGAGATGGGCATAAGGCGGATTAGACCATTTTGAACCCGTTCATGGATAACATGATAGTCAATGTCGATGTGTTTGGTCCGCTCGTGGAAGACGGGGTTTTGCACGATGTGCATGGCGGATGTGTTATCACAAAAGAGGAGAGAAGCCGTCTGTGGGGAGAGATCGAAATCGCGGAGCAAGTTTGTGAGCCAGTGAAGCTCGCAGAATGTAGACGCCATGGCTCGGTACTCCGCTTCTGAAGAAGAACGAGATACGGTGTTCTGCTTTTTGGAACGCCAAGAGACCAGAGCGGAGCCGAGGAAGACGGCGTAGCCGGTGATGGATCTACGTGTTTCTGGGCAAGTTGCCCAATCTGAGTTAGTAAAGGCCTGGAGCTGGAGGTCATTGCATGCCGGAAAGAACAGATCGAGGCCTATAGAGCCTTTGAGGTAACGAAGTATTCTTTGTGCTCTAAATTGATTATCGGTAGTTGGGGCGTTTAAATGTTAGGAAAGATGGTTAACGATGTAGGAGATGTCTGGTCTGGTGTGTGTGAGGTAAAGTAGTTTACCCACGAGTTGTCTGTAAGGAGTGATATCTGGTAATAAGGATGGGTTGGTGGGGGGTTTGTAATTTGGTAAAGCCGGGGAGGAGGCTGGCTTACAGTCGATGAATCCCATGTCGTGTATGAGCTCTAATGAATATTTTCTTTGTGACATGTGGAGCCCCTGCGGTGTGCGAGTGAATTCAAAACCAAGGAAGTAGTGGAGTGGACCAAGATCCTTGATACTGAACTTGTTGTTGAGGTGATCCTTGGCGGAAATAATCATCTTCATGTTGTTTCCGGTGAGGATAACATCATCGACGTAAATAAGGAGGATGGTGATATGATCTTTTGCCCTAGCTGTGAATAATGAAGGATCGGCTGATGATTGTGTAAATCCCATGCCTTTGACAGTGCTTGTGAGCTTGGCATTCCACTGTCTGCCTGCCTGACGGAGGCCATAAGGGGATTTTCGGAGTTTACAAACTTGTTGAGGTGTGGTTGAGGACAGGCCTGGTGGTAATTTCATAAAAACATCCTCGTCGAGCTCCCCATGCAGGTAAGCATTATCGATATCTAGTTGGTGAATATACCATTTTTGTGCAACGGCAATAGCTAACAGTGCTCGTATTGTGGTGAATTTGGCTACAGGGGCAAAGGTAGCGAAGAAATCCACTCCTTCTTGTTGTGTGTATCCTTTAGCGACAAGCCTGGCCTTAAAACGAGCTACGATGCCATCCGCCTTGTGCTTAATCTTATACACCCAACGGCAGTCGATGGGTTTCTTTCCGGCAGGTAATAGTACCAAATCCCATGTGTGGTTTTCTTCAAGTGAATTTAGCTCGTCTTGCATGGCTTTAATCCATTTAGGATCTGACTTGGCTTCATTATATGTTGCAGGTTCACGGTGGCATGTTAGATTGATGAAAAAGGCCTTTTTGTGGGAAGGCAACTTATCATATGTGAGGTGTTTAGAAAGGACATGTGGAGAGGTTGTATGGTTTGGTAGAATAGAACCTCGAGCTAGAGCCAAATGATAGTCTCGAAGATAAGTTGGTAACCTCTTTTTCCTTGTGGGTCTCTGTAACTGTTGCTCTGTTGTTGCCTGCGTGATGTTTTGATCTTCTTCATTTGTGGTTTGTATGGCGTCTATATGTTGAGTAATGTCAGGTACTGGTGGATCAACATCTGTGTCTAATTCTGTCTCCTCATCTTCAGTCATAGATGCCATGTGTAATGTGTCCAACTCTTCTTCGCTACAGAATGATGTGCTTTGTGGTTGATTATTCCCTGAGAATGGAAAGTGATGTTCAAAGAACTTGACATGCCTGGAAAAGAAAATAACGTTAGTGGTTAAATTCAATAATCTGTAGCCTTTTGTTCCATGTCTATAGCCAAGAAAAACACATTTGATTGCCCGATCcgtgaatttatttttgtgttGATCAAGGGTAGAGGCATACGCCAAACACCCAAAAATCTTGAGATCTTCTAGGTCGCTCTGCTGTCCATAGATGCGTTCATATGGAGTTTGTCCCTATATAGGCACAGATGGTAATCTGTTGATGAGGTAGACGGCGTGTCCGACTGCCTCGGACCAAAAATGCTTGGGTAAAGAGCTTAGAAACATGATCGCCCTTGTAGTATTCATGATGTCTAGATGCTTTCTCTCTACTCTGCCATTCTGTTGTGGGGTCTCAGGACAGGACATTTGATGTATGATGTCGTTTGTTATGTAAAAATCCTTCATGATGAACTCGGGGCCATTATCGGTTCTTATAGTTTTGATGTCTTTGTTGAACTGTCTGCTGGTGTATTTGCAAAAATGTTGAAGTGCTGTGCTTGCCTCTCCTTTTGTCTGCATTAGTGTGACCCATGTATACCTGCTATGATCGTCGAGTATGGTCAAGAAATAATGATGATTAGAGTAAGACTCTTTAACTGGTCCCCATATGTCGACGTGTACTAGATCAAAACATGCTTTGGCTATATTTTGGCTTAATGAAAATGGGATTTTTTTCTGCTTAGCCTTTTGACAAATATCACATGGCATTGATTTGTAGGAAGTGAAATCATTACAGGGTAAGCTAAGGCCTTTAAGTCTCTCATAAGAGGGATGGCCAAAGCACATATGCCAAACATTGgctttaattgaaaaaacagaACAATTAACAGGAtgaacttcttttggcaatgggtATTCCAGATAGTATAGGCCCTCATGTTTCCTAGCCAAGCCAATCCTCTTCCAACTTGTTGTGTCCTGTATAGCACAGATTGAGCCCGTTCTCACAATGCATAATTTTCCATTATCCATCAACTTGCTAGTTGAAATAAGATTGTAGTCAAAGTCAGGTATACACAGGGCATGATGCAAAACTAATTGTGGACTGAGGATAACTGTACCCATGCACTCAGCTTTAACCCTTTCCCCATTTGGCAAATTTACCCAGCACTTATCTATTTTAGTGAATGAACTATAaagtttaatatcacaaatGATGTGGTCAGTAGCCCCTGTGTCTATTATCCAGCATGGTGAAGTAGAGATAAGATTTAAAGTTTTATCAGAGCAATCCCCTTTCACAAAGGTATTGACACTACTGCCCGAGGCTGGGGCCTTTCCTTGATGGCTCAATGGCAATAGGGCGACTAGTGTCTGGTATTGTTCTTTGGTTAGGGCGAATGGCTCTGTGTTGACTTGTTTGTTGTCTTCTTCCCCTGAATCTCCATTATCTCTGCTTTGGTTCACAGTTGTGTTTGCCTTGGATTGGTTGGTTCTGAAAGGATTATTGCCCTTGTTTCTGTTTCCATAGCTTGGTGGGTACCCGTGCTTTTTGAAGCAGATGTCTTCAGTATGTCCTGATATTCCACAAAATGTGCATAAGGATGAGCTTTTGTTGTTTGGTTTACGATTGTTATACCTCGAGTTTCCTTGTTTGTTCTGTTTGTTCTGCGTATTGGTAGTAAAACCTGCGAACATGTTACTTTCACCTCCGTCATTGTTTGTGACAGGTGCGAGTCCTATCTGCCGCTCATGTTGTATGGCCAAGGCATAAGTCTTGTTCAGTGGAGGTAAGGGCTCTATCAGCAGGATCTGGGAAAGGATAGTTGAATACGAGTTGTTCAGGCCATGTAGAAATGTCATGACCTGATCTGCGTCCTGTTGATCTCACAGAACCTTGAAGGCGTCGCAGCTACATGGTTGTCGGCAGGTGCATTTGGGCATTGGCCTGAGGTTTGTTAACTCATCGTAGAGTATCTTTAGGCAAGTGTAGTAGTCCGTTACACTGTCGTTTCCCTGCTTGAGGTTGTGTATCTCTCTCCGCAGCTGAAGTATGCGCAAGGTGTCCGCCTGAGCGAAGCGCTCCTTGAGGTCTGCCCAGACCTGGTCAGCTTTGTCAAGCCACATGATACTCCAGGCGATTGAAGGTGATAACGCATGATGTATCCATGACATTACCATGTTGTTACATCTTTCCCACTGATTATACATATTGTCTTCCAATGCATGGGCTTCGATGGTGCCGTCTACGAAGGAGTACTTGTTTTTGGACATTAGTGCAACTTTGACAACTCGTGACCATTGATGGTAATTTGGTCCGGTGAGGACTTGTGAAACCAGAGTTAGGGCTGGTGTTTCATTTTGGGGAAGGTGATAGGGGCTGCTAGAAGTTATCAATGGTGGGTTGGCCATTGTTGATGAGTGCTAAGCTTGGAAGCTATCTCTCTGATACCATAATAAAGTGAATGAGGTAAGAAATTAAAAACCCTTTTAATTCTCATtaagataaaagaaaagatgCTTACATATTTATATTATCCCTAGGTTTGCTCATCAAGAAAACTATATGCTAAGGAATAAAAAGGACAACAAGGACAAGTAACAGATGGAGGTATTTACAGCCCTTGATATTAGGGTTTTGGATCAATGGTTGAGATGAAGGGAGGAGGATCCGGATGAGGTGAGGTGTAGGCTAAGTGTGGTGTGCTTTATTCTAGAATATGCTATTAGTGAGGAAAGACTAAATTGTCCCTAGTGTTGGTTAAAAGACTGAAGTGTCCTTGGAAGTCCAAGGGACTAGATATTACGGATAAAAGAGATAAAAGAGAGTTAAAAGTCAAAACTCTTTAACTCAAAACACTTCAAAGGCCGcggctcttcttcttcttctcttggCTTCTTCATTTCGccattttcttcttttattctGAAGGAAAACCTTCTGTATTAGAACTTTGATCTTGTTATAACTTTTTCACTTTTTCAATGACTTTTTGACCCGCTTCTCTTGTGTTGTCAAAAaagaagttattacttgttcaactataaaactttttcttatctaatattagaatcgcatacgttgatcttggtcgttttacttttttaagatacGTACAACATATCTTCCTTatgtaacttacttttttacaatcgagtgactaattgattacattttacgcaagttcaggggaactaactaaacattttataataattCAAGGGGCTATCAgaacattttgaaagttcaggaagTGAGGaagcaaataatgtattaagcctaaatatAAATACTGAAAACATAAACGAATGCACTCTTATATTAAATGCTTACAGGAATCCCCAAAACTGAATAATTATTTAGTGTTGGGCGTTGGAATGCTATAAAATACAAACTTCAACTGTTAattaaaggcctaatacacaaataacatAATcctctgaatttgtccaaatgttgcaactgctcCCTCCAACTTTCATTTGTAACAATTTAcctcttaaacttgtccaattgtactatgtttcttcaattgcagtcaaTGTCAgtaatttggggttatgttttacaattggataagtttgaggggttatgttttacaattggacaaatttGAAGTGTatgttgttacaattgaaagttcgggAGGATAGTTGCAATATttagacaagtttagggggttatttgtgtatcaGGCCTTAATTAAAAATCTAAACTTCAAATACAGGACAATTGCTTGGCTTTTTATATTCCTATTCGTGGAGACGTTTGAGTTTCTCCATCTACTTGGTTGGTTTGTGATTATGGGTATAAGCTAATTTCTTCCCCAACTTCATTGcttattattgttttttcactacaagaaaaaacacTATCACCGACGCAATGGACCGACATAATTTTTTGTGTAGGAACCACCGACAGAACACCGACAAAAATATGGGTCGGAATTCACCTACACATTCTTAGAATGTGTAGGAGATTTTTGGGGGAATTACTCCGGCCCCAATTACCGACACCTTTAGTAGGTGATTCTTATTGTCGGTCATGTCACCAACATGTGAGATTACTCACCGACAATTAAATGTGTAGGAgcctaaattataatatatatatatattaacaaaataaaaaaaatctttaagAAAAAACAGAATAACAAAACACAATAAAATAAGAGTATATATAGTAGATTTTAAGGAACCTTCTCTTAACCCTAATTTCCGCCTCTCCCCCGATAACAACAAATACCTAAATCTTCTCCTCGCTACTATCATGATCGGCGCCGATTCTCCAAGATAACCTTCCTCAGAGTGGCTTCGCACCTGTCTATTGAAATGGAGGGTTCCTACAAAGAGATCCACCGCCATAGCCATCTTCCTTTCTGCTTTTGGTGCTTTCTCGTATGCTATGTATGATGTATCAAGTGGGTAAGGGAAACAAGATCTGCAGGTATAGTTTAGcgtttttaatttttcaggATTTTTCCCTGTAGTATGTTCTTATCTCCATTTTATTCAGTTTATGTTGATGGTTTTAGCATTTGGATTTCGATTTAGCTTTGAATCCTTGTTTATCTAATTCTGATTTGGTTTTCGGACAACTATTCTCGCTTGTTGCTATTATTGTTTTTGTTGGGGAGgtaatttcctttttatttgttcTGCATTTTGCACTTGATTTGTTTGTGTTACTTTGTTGTCAACTGTTTTATGATCTGTAGTTTTGCTTTTTGGTTTCCTGTTTGTATGTGATTGtgttttattgttgttttatcATGTCCATCTAAGATGCTCTGCCTCGGTCATTATTTATTTGAATGATAACCTGGGATTGTATGATAATAGGAAATTTAAGAAAAGTTCCTACTGATATTCCTTGTGCACATGGAGAAAGCTATTATAATCCACACATTCCAACTAAAGGCATTAAGTGATCAAAGATTAGTTGAAGAAAGTGATGGTGCTGCTGTGATGTTTATTGAAGAGTTAAATTCCTCATATTGTTGTGAATAATAATGGTGGTTACAACTATGATTGAACTGATCTAACTATTAATTGCTCTTATctttggagaaattattcaattgatttcttttgtcttttgtatcttttttttGGCTGAATTAAAATTAACCCCTAGACTATACTTAAAAACTCAATTAGATGCCCATGCTTTACAAATGGTTAATTGAGTCCTTAACCTATTCTAAATTAGCAAGatatattcttttcatttttttctatttataactatatttagCTTAATAATATGTAAACTGCTCTAATAGTGTAACTGATGTTTGAAGTTAGCATCTTAGACTGTTATAGATAGGTGTGCTCACTGTTATTAAACTCGTATCTCGTCGAAGTGGCTAGGTTACATATTGATAATGAATTTATGCCAAATATCTTCATGGTTCTTTATCACCATTCAACATGCCTCATCTTTCTACTTCTTTACTCATGATATCAAGGTTCATCTACTGCTGCTTCACTcattttgatgtttaattacTATCGATGGGCTCGAACTATAGAAGCTGTTTGTGACATTAGAATGTATTTCGGAGGACTAGTGCAAATGACTACCCATTGTGAATTTTCAGGCCTACGATGCTTCAAGAGTGCAGTTATCTGAGGTGAATACTCATGATGTTAATGGTATGTCCATTTACAGTGTGGATTCAAAGACTGTTGGTTACTTAAATCAATTTATTACAAGTTTGATTTTAGTGTTAGTAGTTGCATTTCCTGTAAATACGATTGCTTTGTATCAaattcttagtttttttttgtaatatatatatatatatatatatatatacatacatacatacatacatgagttccattcaatccaaataaatagaccaaaaagaaaatataaaaatgatttGGAATATAATTTACAATCTCCGACCGAATCTCCGACGCAATCTCCTGTTtgtaaattattaaattaatattaaaaaaataaatgaccgACACATGTGAGTCGGTGAGGTTGTCGGAATGTCCGATTGAAATCACCTACTAAAGGGCGTCGGCATTTCCGACACAATGCTCCGACTGAAAATTGTGTCCGTGATTTTTTTGTGTCGGTAAAAAACTGTCGCAGCTGTTTACCTACGAGGTCAACGCCGATACATCAATATTTGTCGGTCTTCCGTCGGTGATCACGATCACCGACGCAAATTAGGCAATCACCGATAGATATTTTTGTCGGTAATAgcattttttcttgtagtgttttATGTTAGAATCTAGAAAGAAATTACAATTAGAGAGATGGAAGATGATCCTTCTGCAAGTATTTCTTTGGACCAACAGAAGATATCACTACGTTTGGAAgctcaaagagaagaaatcgaGAGGCAACAAAGCCTACTCGAAGAACGAAAGCTTCAAATTGAAAATGTGTTGAAAATCCTTCATTATCAAAAGGAAATGGTAAAACTTTCTATTCTTTCACATATATAGTTGCTTCTGATTTAAATGTTAAAATTTGCTGATTTGCTTCTGTTTTCACATAGTTGGTTCAGATTTCACATAGGTGGGGGTGGGTTGAGGGTTTTCTTTTgtctttaatataatttttctttgtttaatgtaagtgcattgcgcacaactttaAGAAAAAAGTATATCTGTTAAAATGTGCTAATATATTCATTCTTTTAGAATAAGATGACAATTGTGGCCCATGGAGGATGGCTGAAGAACAAAAGGTTATTATTTCATTCATTTCTTTGAAAATGTTCAGTTTTTTCTAATTCTTGAATCTTTTTCTAACCAAAACTGATAATACTCTGgtagagagaaaaagagaaactCCGTCAGGAAATTCTTGATCTAGAGAAGAAACTTTACGATGGACAACCATTAGAGTTAAAGATGAAGGTTGAGATTGAAGAAATGAAAGGGGAATTACAAGTAATGCAGCagatgaaagaagaaaaagacatGGAGATGAAGAAAAAGATGGATGCAATACAGAAACAATTAGAGAAAAAAGTAGAAGAAGTAGATAAGTTAGATTCTCTTAATCAAACTCTTATTGTCAAGGAGCTTATGACTAACAACCAGTTGCAAGATGCACGTAAGGAATTAATAACGGTAAGTGCTACAACCGTCTTCTATCATATGCATGTTTAAGCTTTTGTTTGGGAGCTTGGAGGTTAATAgaggtgagagttaaaggaggtaatggaaagagaagggaagtgatggaaatgaaagttaaaaattaactttgtttTGAGTTTATAGAATGTAGTGAGTTTAAATATGGAGAGGAAAGAAAGTTAAGTTTACTCTGCATAGGCAACATTTTTTAAAGAACTTTACGTTACTCTCATTAACCCCtagtttggaggttagagtttggaagttagagaaattaaacatttaacttcaattaccttcatttactctcaaaaaacaactctcaaacaaggttaacttaatATTTAACCTTCCATTTACTTCCATTAACCCCCTCCCAAACAATGGCTTAAGGATGTCTACCTTATGTAACATGATTAATCCTCTATTGATACAGGACTAATAGGATGTTTTCTAGGCTATTTTAcgaaggttatgttttagaaataatgtttcttgTGTTCGTTTCTGTATCCTTGTACGTGGCAGCATAATTGTTTTGCTGAAATCTAATTGTTTTTGTGAAAACAGGGATTAAGTGAAAATAGCGGTGCTAGTATTGGTGTGAAGAAAATGGGCGAGCTTGATAGTAGACCCTTCCATGCTGCAGCTAAGAGAAAATTTTCTGCTATAGAAGCTGATACGAAAGCAGCAGAATTATGTTCATTATGGGATGAATATCTGCGAGACCCTAACTGGCACCCGTTTAAAGTCATTCAAAAGGAGGGCCGTTGTGAGGTAATTAACTTCCCATATTCTTCACTTTGTAATCATCGCTCTCAAGTTCTAACAAAACAACATGATTTACACGTATGATTTGTcacgattatcatttttattgcattcatatatgtataataatatGATAAGACAACCCATTTTGACCCTCAAAATTTGTTGTTTTAGTGATATTATAGTCTATTATCTCAAATATTTTGTGTTACCAATGGTTTCTATTTTTCTTCATCGTGACTTGCACTTATTTTTGGTTGTAGGAGATACTtaatgaagatgatgaaagacTGAAAGAATTGAAAAGTGAACTTGGTGAAGAAGTTTACGATGCTGTCACCACAAGTTTGAAAGAAATTAAtgagtacaacccaagtggaaggtaCTTGGTcaaggaaatttggaatatAAAGCAGAATCGAAAGGCGACAGTGAAAGAGGGAGTAACACATATACTCAAGCAATTGACCAAAATTAAGAGATCTTGAATACCAAGGAAAACTGAAATCTAAAAAAGTTGGTTAGTCTAGTTTTTGTTAATGAATCTAATTGCATATTATATCATATTGCTGCTCCAttcatttatatcattttatagATACTTGTTGCTTTGTTAATGAGACTTGTAACAAAGGTGATTTCCAATTTCAACACTTGTTTAATTAGACTTTTAACTCGGGATTTCTAATTTAAACGTACACTCTTATTATATAGAGTTCTGAGAAAGAAGATTAACTAACCCAAGTGAATGGTTAACTAACCCGAAAGATAATTAGTTAAGGCTAGCTGACTTAAACTCTAATGATTGGAGGTTAGGTTGATTTCCTGCAGAAGAAAACTGTTAATAAATGCCAGTTATAGAAATACATGTGTCATGTTCTCTAGACTGGGGGATTTGGTGAAGAGGTCAACAAGCTATTCAGAAACAGTGATGTAGGATGTGTAAATCAATGTCCACATGTTTAGTTTTATTATGAGATATGAGATTTTGTGCTAAGACAATAGCAAACTTGTTATCACAATGCATAAGGATTGGAAGTTTGATATGACATTCAAGCTCGGTATAGGAGCCATTGACAATATTTTGTTTATCTGTCTTCCAAAAGACAAGGGCATAAATTAGAAAAATGCAGAAACTAGTTATAGAACTAGGATAAAAGAGACCAGAACTAGGATTGAGAGAGTACACCATCCGTACGCCTGGTTAATTAAGAAGTGTCAGGAGCTACGTTTGAGATGTTAGGAGGTTAGGTTGGTTCATGTGTTTAGAGAAGGTAATAAGGCCGCTAACTGGATGGTGAACTTCGCAGGATCTTCTTCTTTAGATTGTCACGAGTGTGATGTGGATATTCTGAATGCGGATCGGTTTGGACATTCCACACATGGAATATCAActtttaattttctttctttttgttttgggCTCGACCCTCCTttgttatcaaaaaaaaaaaaaaaagaccagAAGTGTCATTACCTCTGAGATAGCGGAGAATATATAAAGTTACCTTGAGATGAATGTGATGTCTGGCCAGGTAAATTAATTGCAGATAGAGCAAtccgttaaaaaaaaaaaaaaacaatgatacGATGAGAGTAAAGTAAAGTAAGTATTTTGACCATAAGTTTTAGTTCATGAATAAAAGAAGAACTAATAATCTAGTTGGTTAtgattcaaaaaaataataatctagTTGGTTATCATTTTGTTAAGCTTTTTAAtggatttttattgatttagtcTTTAATATCATATTAATGTAAGTTTAACCGCTTTAGGGGAACATTTGTTTTACCCTATGAagcacggaaactcttcatgTCATGCGTTTTCCCGTTTCCGGAAGATGTGGGAAATGGAA
The sequence above is drawn from the Euphorbia lathyris chromosome 6, ddEupLath1.1, whole genome shotgun sequence genome and encodes:
- the LOC136232202 gene encoding factor of DNA methylation 4-like translates to MAEEQKREKEKLRQEILDLEKKLYDGQPLELKMKVEIEEMKGELQVMQQMKEEKDMEMKKKMDAIQKQLEKKVEEVDKLDSLNQTLIVKELMTNNQLQDARKELITGLSENSGASIGVKKMGELDSRPFHAAAKRKFSAIEADTKAAELCSLWDEYLRDPNWHPFKVIQKEGRCEEILNEDDERLKELKSELGEEVYDAVTTSLKEINEYNPSGRYLVKEIWNIKQNRKATVKEGVTHILKQLTKIKRS